ACGAAGCGGACGTCGAGCGCCACCAGGTGGTCGCCGGCGTCGGCATGCGCTTCTGATGCACTGACGCCGCGGTTTGGACAGCGCCGCGGCGTGAGACGAAGGGAGGCCGGCTTCCGCGAGGAGGCCGGCCTTTTTCTATGGCTGCTGTTTGGTGGCTAGCGGCCGTTTGCGATCGCGTCGTCCTACCGGCGGCGCTTCGCCTGGTTCCTAGCTCGCCGGGTGGTACATGAACTCGCGGAGTTCCTGCGCGCAGCGGCAGGCGACCGCGATCTTCCGCGCCCATTCGACCGCCTCCTCGCGCGTCGGCACCTCGAGCACCGTGAAGCCGCCCTTGAGATGGCTGCCAGGATAGATGTCCGGGGACACCGACCCGTCGCCGGAAACCAGCACGGGATCCACCTGCTCATGGATTCCACCGCCGAACACGTAGACGCCGGCCGCCTTGGCTTCCTCGATCACCGCAAGCGCGTCGGCGGAGACGGCCGGCATATCCTCGTCCGCGACGACCATGGCTTCGCTGGGGAAGGAGATGAGGTATTTGGTCATGCCTCGATGATGCATCGCGGATCAGGCGGCGGCAAGTCGAGATGCTAGTTGTAGGCCTGCTCCAGCACGGGCAAAGCCCGCGCTGGCGTCGGACGGGTTCCGGCAAGCCGGACCGGCCGGCCGTGCCGGGCGCTGCGCGGCTTAGCCGCGCAGCGGGGCCGTGGCTTCGCCCACGCCCTTGCGCCCGTCAGTACATATGCTGCCCGCCATTGATGCTCAGCGTTGATCCGGTGACGAACCCGCCCTCTTCGGAGCACAGGAACGCCACGCCGCGCGCGATCTCGTTGGCCTGGCCTAGCCGCCCGACCGGGATCTTCGCCACGATCTTCTCGAGCACCTCGGCCGGCACCGCGGCCACCATGTCGGTGTCGATATAGCCAGGCGCGATCGCGTTCACCGTCACCCCGGCGCGCGCGCCTTCCTGCGCCAGCGCCTTGGTGAAGCCGTGGATGCCGCTCTTCGCCGCGGCATAATTGACCTGGCCGTACTGTCCCGCCTGGCCGTTGATCGAACCGATGTTGACGATCCGCCCCCATTTGCGCTCGCGCATCCCGGGGAAGGTGCCCTTGGCCATGTTGAAACAGCCGCCCAGATTGGTGTCCATGACCTCCTTCCACATCTGGTAGGTCATCTTGAGGATCGTGCCGTCGCGGGTGATGCCGGCATTGTTGACCAGCACATCGACCGGCCCGAGCGTCTCCTCGACCTGCGCGATCCCCGCCTGGCACGCGTCATAGTCGGCGACGTCCCATTTGAACGCCTTGATCCCGGTCCGCTCGGTGAACTCGGCGGCGCGCTGGTCGTTGCCGGCATAGTTGGCGGCGACCTGCATCCCCATGTCGTTGAGCGCAACGCTGATCGCCTCGCCGATGCCGCGCGTGCCGCCGGTTACGATCGCTACCCGTGCCATGAACCTCTCCCAGATTGGTTGGCGGAAAGGCTAGGCAAGCTCCGTCCAGCCCGCAAGCTCCCTTGCGAGAATGTTGCGCAACATGAGTAGGCCGGGCGCGCCGTCGTTGAGGCATGCGAGATAGGCGAAGCGCTCGCCCCCCGCCGCCGCGAACGTCGCGCGCCCGCGGATCGCGAGTTCCTCCAGGGTTTCGAGGCAGTCCGCAGCAAAACCCGGCGCGACCACCGCGACGCGCCTGACGCCCTTGCCCGGCAAGCCCGCCAGCGTCGCATCGGTCGCCGGCTCCAGCCACTTCGCCCGCCCGAAGCGCGACTGGAATGCCACCACCAATTCCCGCCCGAGCGCAGCCTCCAGCAGCCGCGCGGTCTTCACGCAATGGCAGTGATATGGATCGCCCAGCTCAAGCGTCCGCTGCGGCATCCCGTGAAAGCTCGCGACGATCGCCTCCGGCTCGAAATCGAGCGCAGCAAGCTGCGCCTCGACCGACTCCTTGAGCGCAGCAATATAGGCCGGATCGTCATGATAGGGCGGCAGCGTCCTTAGCGCCGGCTGCCACCGCATCCCCGCCAGCGCCGCGAACGCCGCGTCGTTCGCGGTCGCGGTCGTTGCTGCGCAATATTGCGGATAGAGCGGCGCGATCAGGATGCGCTCGCACCCCGCTTCCTTCATTGCCGCGAGCCGCTCGCCAATCGCCGGATTGCCGTAGCGCATCGCCCAGTCGACCCGCACCTCCGGCCACGCCGCCTGCAGCGCCCTGGCCTGCCGCGCGGTGATCGCCGCCAGCGGCGAACCCTCCTCGGTCCACACCAGCCCATAGGCATGCGCCGACTTTCTCGGCCGCGTGCGCAACACCACGCCGCGCAGGATCGGCTGCCACACCAATTGCGGGATCTCGACCACCCGCCGGTCCGAGAGGAACTCGGAGAGATAGCGCCGCACCGCCGGCGCATCAGGCGCGTCGGGCGTGCCGAGATTGACCAGCAGCACCCCGATCTTGCGCTCGGGGATCGCCGGATGCCGCTCCGGCGCCATCACTCGCCGCCCGGGATCAGCGGAAGCTGGCGCAGCCGCACCCCGGTCGCCGCGTGCAACGCATTGGCGATCGCCGGCGCCACCGGCGGCACCGCCAGCTCGCTCACGCCACCCGGATCGGCATCGCTCGCGATCAGCTCGACCATGATCTGGGGACAATCGGCCAGCCGCGGCAGCTCGAGGTCGCGGAGGGACCGCGCGTCGGGCCGGTTGCCGGTGAAGCCAGTCGTCGCGCCCAGCGCCGCGGCCATGCCGAAGATCAGCCCGCCCTCGATCTGCTGCTCGACCACGCTCGGATTGACCACCCGGCCGCAATCGACCGCCGCGACCAGCCGGTCGACCTTGACGCGTTGGTCGCCGCCGATCGAGGCTTCGGCCATCACCGCGATATAGCTGCCGCGAAAGGCGTGGCACGCCAGCCCCTGCCCGCTCCCCGGCAGCCCGCCCTGCCAGCCGCCGAGCGAGGTGACGGTCGACAGGCACCGCGCCAGCCGCGGCTCGGCGGCGAGCATCGCGATGCGGAACGAAAAGGCCTCGACATCCGCGACATGCGCCAGCTCGTCGATGAAGCTCTCGGTGAAGAAGGCGGTGTAGCTGTGCGCCCCCGACCGCCAATACCCGGTCGGCACGCCGATCTCGGCCGGATGGTGGTCGATCGCCAGTGCCGGGATGCGATAGGGCGGCCGCGCCCCCGCCACCGCCGATGCGTCGCCGATCCCGCCCGCCGCCAGGCTCGCGCCGATCGCCCCGCCGCCGCCGGTCAGCCGCCGCGCCAACTCATGGCCGGTGCTCGGCGCGGCGATCTTGGCCAGCCATCCCGAAATGCTCCCGTTCGTCCCCAGCCGCGCCGTCATCCGCGCCGCCGCCGGAGGACGGAACCGGTCCTGCGCGCTGGTCTCGCCGCGCGACCAGGTGAGCTGCACCGGCTTCCTGACCTCGCGCGCGATCAACGCCGCCTGCTCGGCGACCTGATGTTCCAGATTCTGCCCGAACGATCCGCCCGCGAGCACTGGATGCACCACCACGTCGCCCGTGCCGATTCCCAGCACCCGCGCCACCGCGTCGCGCGCGAGGCCTGGCGCCTGGGTCGGCAGCCACAACCGCACGCGGCCATCCTCCCACACCGCTGTCGCGGTCATCGGCTCGATCGCGGCGTGCAACGCGAGCCCGGCGCGATACTCCGCCGTCACCACGCGCGCGCCCGCGAACGCCGCGGCAAGATCGCCCGCCGAGGCCATCCGTTCGCCCTCGCCGTCGAGCGCGGCGTCGAGCGCAGCCTGGATGGTCTCGCTCTCCACTCGGCCCGCTACCTCGAACCGCGGATTGAGCGCCTCGAGCGCCCGGTTCGCCGCCCACCAGTTGTTGGCGACCGCGGCGACCCACATCTCGTTCTTCACGATATGCAGCGTGCCCGGCACATTCCGCGCCGCCGCCTCGTCGATCGCCGCGAGCTTGACCGTTCCCACCGGCCCTTGGCGCAGCGCCGCGAACACCATGTTCGGCAAGCGGATGTCCCCGGCGAAATTGGCGCTGCCGTCGACCTTGCCCGGCCCGTCGAGCCGCGGCAGCGGCTCGCCGCTCAGCCGTCCCGTCTCGCCCTCACGTAGCACGAGATCGTCAGGCGCCTCCTCGCCCGCCGCCTCGGCCGCGAGCTCGCCGAAGCGCAACCGCTGCTGGCCATGCACGACATGCCCGCCGGTGGTGTCGCATTCCTGCCAGTCGACTCCCCAGCGCCGCGCCGCCGCCTTGCACAGCATCGCCCGCGCCGCGGCGCCCGCGGCGCGCAACGGCGCCTCGAAGCTGCGCATCGAGGTCGATCCGCCGGTCAGCGTCAGCGCGTTGCGCACGGCCCAGGTCCGCTCCAGCCGCTCGGGCAGCACGCCCGGGAACAGCTCGCCCAGCGCCAGCGAATTGGCATAGATCGGGTTGAGCGGCGCCTGCTCCACCCCCACCATCCGCCAGTCCGCGCCCAACTCGTCGGCGAGCGCCTGCGGCAGCGTGGTGAATATGCCCTGGCCATATTCGCATTGCGGGATCGCGACGGTGACCTGGCCGTTGGTCGCGATCTTGAGCCAAGCACCGAACGCGGTCTCGTTGTCGCGCGCGCTCAAATTGGGGAGATAGGCGCGCGGCCATACCGCCCAGGCGACCACCAGCCCGATTCCAGCGCCGCCGCCGATCAGCAGCGTGCGCCGATCGATGCCCTTCCTTCGCTCCATCGCCCACGCTCTACCCGCGCTTCAATCGCCGCGCCAGTCATCCAGACTTGGGTTTGCCGTGATATGCGGATAGGACAGCGCCGAACCCCCGGGAGGCACTCACTTGATCCTGTCCATCGCCGCCAGCGCCGCCGCGAACCATATCCAGTTCAGCCAGCTTGGCCTCGATCCGGTCGCGCTGCCGATCTGGATCGGCGACCGGCATATTTTCGATCTGAAATGGTATTCGCTCGCCTATATCGCGGGCATCCTGATCGGCTGGTGGTACCTGCTCAAGCTGCTCGCCCAGCCCGGTGCGCCGATGGCCCGCCGTCACGCCGACGACATGGTGTTCTACGCCACGATCGGCATCATCGTCGGCGGCCGCCTCGGCTATGCCGTCTTCTACCAGCCGCAGCTGCTGATCGAGCCGCTCAAGCTGCTGCAATTGTGGGAGGGCGGCATGTCCTTCCATGGCGGCGTGATCGGCGTCACGCTCGGCATCCTGTGGTTGTGCCGCCGCGAGAAGCTCTCCTGGCTGCGCGTCCACGACTACGTCGCCTGCTGCGTCCCCTTCGGCCTGTTCTTCGGCCGGCTCGCCAATTTCGTGAATGGCGAACTGTGGGGGCATCAGACCAATGTCGCCTGGGCGATCGTGTTCGAGCGCACCGGCGGCAACATCCCCCGCCACCCGAGCCAGCTCTACGAGGCGGGGCTCGAGGGCCTGCTGCTGTTCGCCGTGCTGTGGTTCCTGTTCTGGAGGACCGACGCGCGCTACCAGCCGGGCAAGCTCGTCGGCACCTTCCTGCTCGGCTATGGCCTGTCGCGCTGGTTCGTCGAGTTCTTCCGCGAGCATGACTCGCAGTTCGACGGCACGATCTTCGCGACCCCGGGGCTGCACATGGGCCAGTTGCTCACCGTGCCGATGATCCTCGGCGGCATCTACCTGATCGCGACCGCCAAGAAGCGCCGCGAGCGGGTCGAGCCGATCGCGGGCGGCCCCAGCGTAGCCTGACACGATGTCCGAAGAAGGCCCGCTCCCCGAACGGATCGCCCGCGCGATCACGCTCGCGGGGCCGATCCCGCTGTCGCAGTTCATGGGTGCGGCGAACACGCATTATTACGCGACGCGCGATCCGCTCGGCACGCGCGGCGACTTCACCACCGCGCCCGAGATCAGCCAGATGTTCGGCGAGCTGGTCGGCCTCGCGCTTGCCGACCTCTGGGATCGCGCTGGGCGCCCGCACGCACACTATGTCGAGCTCGGCCCCGGCCGCGGCACGCTCGCCGCCGATGCCCTGCGCGCGATGGCCAGCGCCGGCCTCGCCCTGCCGGTCCATTTCGTAGAGAACAGCCCGGCGCTCCGCGCCGAGCAGGCGAAGGCGGTCCCCCATGCCGAATGGGCGATCGACCTGGTCGGCCTGCCCGACGACGCGCCCCTGCTGGTCGTCGCCAACGAATTCTTCGACGCGCTCCCGATCCGTCAGTTGGTCAAGACACAAGAGGGTTGGCGCGAACGCCTCGTCGCCTGCCAGGACACGCTGTTCCTGCCCGTAGTCGGCAACACCGTGTTCGATCCGATCATCCCGCCCGAATTCCGCGACGCGCCCGCGGGCTCGATTCTCGAGACCTCGCCGCCCAGCGTCGCGATCCTGCGCGCGCTCGCCGCGCGCTTGCTCGCCCAGGGCGGCGCGGCGCTGATCATCGACTATGGCTATGCCGGCCCCGCGATCGGCGACACGCTCCAGGCCGTCCGCGGCCACGCCTATGCCAACCCGTTCGAGGATCCGGGCGAAGCCGACCTCACCGCGCATGTCGATTTCGGCACCCTGGTCGAGGCCGCGCGCGTCGAGGGCCTCGTCGCGCACGGCCCGGTTACCCAGGGCGCTTTCCTCAACGCCCTCGGCATCGCACCCCGCGCCGATGCGCTCGCCAGGGCCGCGCCCGACCGCGCCGAAGAGATCGCCGTCGCCCGCGACCGCCTCACCGGCGACGAGGCGATGGGCGAGCTGTTCAAGGTCATCGCCCTCACCGCCCCTGGCTGGCCCATTCCCGCAGGCTTCGCATGATCACCTACGACACCCCCGCCGCGCACGACGCCGACGCGCTCGACACGATGGCGCGCGCGACCTGGGTCAAGACCTTCGGCCATGGCTATGCCCCCGCCGATCTCGACGCCTATCTCACCCACGCCTATGGCCCGACCGGGCAGCTCCGCGCGCACCTCGCCGACCCCGCCGTGATCTGGCGCGTCGCCCGTGCCGAGGGGCAGATCATCGGCTATGCCAAGCTCGTCCCGCCCTGGCTCGACGAAGCCGGGCCGGACGACGTCCAGCTCGGCCAGCTCTATGTCGCCTATGGCTGGCACGGAAAGGGCATCGCGCAGGAACTGATGGAATGGAGCATCGCCACCGCCCGCGCCCGTAACGCCCCCGCGCTGCTGCTCACGGTGTTCGAGGAGAACCACCGCGCCATCGCCTTCTACGCCAAATACGGCTTCGTCCATATCGGCGACTATGCCTTCCCGGTCGGCGCGAAGATCGACCGCGACCTGATCATGAAGCTCGACCTGTGACCGAGCCCGTCGAGGCTCTCCGCGCCAACGCCCTCACCGGCATCGCCCACGGCTTTCTCGGGCGCACCGGCGGCGTCTCGACCGGCCCCACCGCGAGCCTCGACCTCGGCCGCCGCGGCCAGCCGCCCACGCCCGAGCTGATCGAGAACCAGCGCCGCGCGCTCGCCGCCGTCGCCCCCGGCACGAAGCTCGTCTCGGTCTACCAGGTTCATTCCGCCGACGCTGTCACCGTGCTCGAGCCCTGGGACGACGAACTCCGCCCGCATGCCGACGCGCTCGTCACCAACCGCCCCGGCCCCACCCTCGGCATCCTCACCGCCGATTGCGCACCCGTGCTGCTCGCCGACCGCGAGGCCGGGGTGATCGGCGCCGCGCATGCCGGGTGGAAGGGCGCGATCGGCGGCGTCACCGACTCGACCATCGCCGCGATGGAAGCGCTCGGCGCCAGGCGCGAGAACATCGCCGCCGCCGTCGGCCCGTGCATCGCCCGCGCCAGCTACGAGGTCGACGAGGGCTTCCGCAACCGCTTCGCCGAGTTCGATCCGGAGAACGACCGCTTCTTCACCCCCGGCCGCGAGGGTCACCACCAGTTCGACCTCGAAGCCTATGTCGTCCACCGCCTCGCCGCCGCCGGCCTGCGCACCGTCGAGGCGCTCGGCGAGGACACCTATTCGCAGCCCGAGCGCTTCTACAGCTTCCGCCGCGCCACCCATCGCGGCGAACCCGATTACGGCCGCCAGATTTCGCTGATCTCATTGACGGGTTGAAGCGTTGGTGCGAGTGCAGCTTCAAAGACGTTTCAGCTGATACGATCCTGTGAGAGGCACCTCAAATGACCGACAAGCCCGTCAAGCCTGACGAAGCCGCCCTCACCGGCACCACCCCGCGCCGCCGCCCCAAGCCGCCGGTGGAGAAGGTCGGCAACCGCCAGCTCAGCCCCGCCACGCTGATGATGGGCCATGGCTATGATCCGATGCTGTCGGAAGGCGCATTGAAGCCCCCGATCTTCGCCACCTCGACCTTCGTCTTCCCCAACGCCGCCGCGGGCAAGCGCCATTTCGAGGGCGTCACCGGCAAGCGCCCGGGCGGCGCCGAGGGCCTGGTCTATTCCCGCTTCAACGGGCCAAACCAGGAGATCCTCGAGGACCGCCTCGGCGTGTGGGAGGAGGCGGAGGACGCGCTCGCCTTCTCCAGCGGCATGTCCGCCATCGCCACGCTGTTCCTCGCCATGGTCAAGCCCGGCGACACGATCGTCCACTCCGGCCCGCTCTACGCCGCGACCGAGACGCTGATCGCGCGCATCCTCGGCAAGTTCGGCGTCCACTGGCTCGACTTCCCCGCCGGCGCCACGCGCGAGGAGATCGACGCGGTCCTGTCCAAGGCATCTTCCGGCAATGTCGCGCTGATCTATCTCGAAAGCCCCGCCAACCCGACCAACATCCTGGTCGATGTCGAGGCCGTCGCCGCCAGCCGCGATGCGATCTTCAACGGGTCGAACAAGCCGCCGATCGCGATCGACAACACCTTCCTCGGGCCGCTCTGGGCCAAGCCGCTCCAGCAGGGCGCCGACCTTGTCGTCTATTCGCTCACCAAATATGCGGGCGGCCATAGCGACCTCGTCGCGGGCAGCGTGCTCGGCAGCAAAGAGCACATCAACACCATCCGCCTGATGCGCAACACGATCGGCACGATCTGCGACCCCAACACCGCCTGGATGCTGCTCCGATCACTCGAAACGCTGGAACTCCGCATGTCCCGCGCCGGCGAGAACGCCGCGAAAGTCTGCGAGTATCTCCGCACCCATCCCAAGGTCGAGAAGGTCGGCTATCTCGGCTTCCTCGAACAGGGGTCGCGTCAGGCCGATATCTACGCCCGCCACTGCACCGGCGCGGGCTCGACCTTCTCGCTCTACCTGAAGGGCGGCGAGAAGGAGGCCTTCGCCTTCCTCGACAGCCTCAGGATCGCCAAGCTCGCTGTCTCGCTCGGCGGCACCGAGACGCTCGCCTCCGCCCCCGCCGCGATGACCCACCTCTCGGTCCCCGACGCGCGCAAGAAAGCGCTCGGCATCACCGACAATCTCGTCCGCATCTCGATCGGCGTCGAGGACGCCGACGACCTCATCGCCGATTTTGAAGAGGCACTGAAAGCGGTCTAATTCACGGCGGCAGCACGTCAGGCGTGCGCCGCGATCCACGCTTCCAGCACCGGCGCGATCTTCGTGCGCCACTTGCTGCCGTTGAAGATGCCGTAATGGCCCACGTCCGGCGCCATATGGTATTTCTTCATCTTCGCCGGCAGCTTGGTCGCGATGGTCAGCGCCGCCTTGGTCTGGCCCAGGCCCGAAATGTCGTCGCGCTCGCCCTCGATCGCGAGCAGCGCGGTGTCAGTGATCGCCGCCGGATCGACGCGGCGGTCGCGGTGCATCATCTCGCCCTTGGGCAGCGCATGCGCCTGGAACACCACGTCGATCGTCTGGAGGTAGAATTCGGCGGTCATGTCGCACACCGCGCGATACTCGTCATAGAAGCGCATCGTCGATTCCGCGCCCTCGTCG
This is a stretch of genomic DNA from Sphingomonas sp. BT-65. It encodes these proteins:
- a CDS encoding cystathionine gamma-synthase family protein, yielding MTDKPVKPDEAALTGTTPRRRPKPPVEKVGNRQLSPATLMMGHGYDPMLSEGALKPPIFATSTFVFPNAAAGKRHFEGVTGKRPGGAEGLVYSRFNGPNQEILEDRLGVWEEAEDALAFSSGMSAIATLFLAMVKPGDTIVHSGPLYAATETLIARILGKFGVHWLDFPAGATREEIDAVLSKASSGNVALIYLESPANPTNILVDVEAVAASRDAIFNGSNKPPIAIDNTFLGPLWAKPLQQGADLVVYSLTKYAGGHSDLVAGSVLGSKEHINTIRLMRNTIGTICDPNTAWMLLRSLETLELRMSRAGENAAKVCEYLRTHPKVEKVGYLGFLEQGSRQADIYARHCTGAGSTFSLYLKGGEKEAFAFLDSLRIAKLAVSLGGTETLASAPAAMTHLSVPDARKKALGITDNLVRISIGVEDADDLIADFEEALKAV
- a CDS encoding YciI family protein; amino-acid sequence: MTKYLISFPSEAMVVADEDMPAVSADALAVIEEAKAAGVYVFGGGIHEQVDPVLVSGDGSVSPDIYPGSHLKGGFTVLEVPTREEAVEWARKIAVACRCAQELREFMYHPAS
- the pgeF gene encoding peptidoglycan editing factor PgeF, with amino-acid sequence MTEPVEALRANALTGIAHGFLGRTGGVSTGPTASLDLGRRGQPPTPELIENQRRALAAVAPGTKLVSVYQVHSADAVTVLEPWDDELRPHADALVTNRPGPTLGILTADCAPVLLADREAGVIGAAHAGWKGAIGGVTDSTIAAMEALGARRENIAAAVGPCIARASYEVDEGFRNRFAEFDPENDRFFTPGREGHHQFDLEAYVVHRLAAAGLRTVEALGEDTYSQPERFYSFRRATHRGEPDYGRQISLISLTG
- a CDS encoding xanthine dehydrogenase family protein molybdopterin-binding subunit codes for the protein MERRKGIDRRTLLIGGGAGIGLVVAWAVWPRAYLPNLSARDNETAFGAWLKIATNGQVTVAIPQCEYGQGIFTTLPQALADELGADWRMVGVEQAPLNPIYANSLALGELFPGVLPERLERTWAVRNALTLTGGSTSMRSFEAPLRAAGAAARAMLCKAAARRWGVDWQECDTTGGHVVHGQQRLRFGELAAEAAGEEAPDDLVLREGETGRLSGEPLPRLDGPGKVDGSANFAGDIRLPNMVFAALRQGPVGTVKLAAIDEAAARNVPGTLHIVKNEMWVAAVANNWWAANRALEALNPRFEVAGRVESETIQAALDAALDGEGERMASAGDLAAAFAGARVVTAEYRAGLALHAAIEPMTATAVWEDGRVRLWLPTQAPGLARDAVARVLGIGTGDVVVHPVLAGGSFGQNLEHQVAEQAALIAREVRKPVQLTWSRGETSAQDRFRPPAAARMTARLGTNGSISGWLAKIAAPSTGHELARRLTGGGGAIGASLAAGGIGDASAVAGARPPYRIPALAIDHHPAEIGVPTGYWRSGAHSYTAFFTESFIDELAHVADVEAFSFRIAMLAAEPRLARCLSTVTSLGGWQGGLPGSGQGLACHAFRGSYIAVMAEASIGGDQRVKVDRLVAAVDCGRVVNPSVVEQQIEGGLIFGMAAALGATTGFTGNRPDARSLRDLELPRLADCPQIMVELIASDADPGGVSELAVPPVAPAIANALHAATGVRLRQLPLIPGGE
- the phbB gene encoding acetoacetyl-CoA reductase, which translates into the protein MARVAIVTGGTRGIGEAISVALNDMGMQVAANYAGNDQRAAEFTERTGIKAFKWDVADYDACQAGIAQVEETLGPVDVLVNNAGITRDGTILKMTYQMWKEVMDTNLGGCFNMAKGTFPGMRERKWGRIVNIGSINGQAGQYGQVNYAAAKSGIHGFTKALAQEGARAGVTVNAIAPGYIDTDMVAAVPAEVLEKIVAKIPVGRLGQANEIARGVAFLCSEEGGFVTGSTLSINGGQHMY
- a CDS encoding GNAT family N-acetyltransferase; this encodes MITYDTPAAHDADALDTMARATWVKTFGHGYAPADLDAYLTHAYGPTGQLRAHLADPAVIWRVARAEGQIIGYAKLVPPWLDEAGPDDVQLGQLYVAYGWHGKGIAQELMEWSIATARARNAPALLLTVFEENHRAIAFYAKYGFVHIGDYAFPVGAKIDRDLIMKLDL
- a CDS encoding class I SAM-dependent methyltransferase, with product MSEEGPLPERIARAITLAGPIPLSQFMGAANTHYYATRDPLGTRGDFTTAPEISQMFGELVGLALADLWDRAGRPHAHYVELGPGRGTLAADALRAMASAGLALPVHFVENSPALRAEQAKAVPHAEWAIDLVGLPDDAPLLVVANEFFDALPIRQLVKTQEGWRERLVACQDTLFLPVVGNTVFDPIIPPEFRDAPAGSILETSPPSVAILRALAARLLAQGGAALIIDYGYAGPAIGDTLQAVRGHAYANPFEDPGEADLTAHVDFGTLVEAARVEGLVAHGPVTQGAFLNALGIAPRADALARAAPDRAEEIAVARDRLTGDEAMGELFKVIALTAPGWPIPAGFA
- the lgt gene encoding prolipoprotein diacylglyceryl transferase, with amino-acid sequence MILSIAASAAANHIQFSQLGLDPVALPIWIGDRHIFDLKWYSLAYIAGILIGWWYLLKLLAQPGAPMARRHADDMVFYATIGIIVGGRLGYAVFYQPQLLIEPLKLLQLWEGGMSFHGGVIGVTLGILWLCRREKLSWLRVHDYVACCVPFGLFFGRLANFVNGELWGHQTNVAWAIVFERTGGNIPRHPSQLYEAGLEGLLLFAVLWFLFWRTDARYQPGKLVGTFLLGYGLSRWFVEFFREHDSQFDGTIFATPGLHMGQLLTVPMILGGIYLIATAKKRRERVEPIAGGPSVA
- the hemH gene encoding ferrochelatase, whose protein sequence is MAPERHPAIPERKIGVLLVNLGTPDAPDAPAVRRYLSEFLSDRRVVEIPQLVWQPILRGVVLRTRPRKSAHAYGLVWTEEGSPLAAITARQARALQAAWPEVRVDWAMRYGNPAIGERLAAMKEAGCERILIAPLYPQYCAATTATANDAAFAALAGMRWQPALRTLPPYHDDPAYIAALKESVEAQLAALDFEPEAIVASFHGMPQRTLELGDPYHCHCVKTARLLEAALGRELVVAFQSRFGRAKWLEPATDATLAGLPGKGVRRVAVVAPGFAADCLETLEELAIRGRATFAAAGGERFAYLACLNDGAPGLLMLRNILARELAGWTELA